One Pseudomonadota bacterium DNA window includes the following coding sequences:
- a CDS encoding RHS domain-containing protein, protein MRIRTIITIFSLFLFVGVFDGQRQSLAASPISRTGDGTTITRAKTPAGTCLAADKLSWASVPISISNPGGAPVDATVETIEVYADLWFASKSMEPIIKIANSLDGQELDQQVTIYNQKVTPKIGDVGWWWKDPEYLGDFFTIRADQPQVITQFSGQPVNQVWEFRVANQCNPVSGGDTSWSYSWGININYVRNAPSTPTGLIATTGPASNEISLVWNPSTGRDTVTGYNIYYREKDTGSFTKVNSNNVMFQTATSAIVSGLEYDTYYDFKVTAHYSDGYQSGYSDPAMAYSGAVPDQDVIEETLQGDDTTDTLGFCQDPSLVGNPIKITNGNKFESHQDLRFITPNKKGFTFSRYYNSRSEQEGSLGYGWTHNYSISIEPYNLNGVDLRKIIDPTGRSIFFEKEKGSTILWTGAFGEKTHVKEESGGLTWYWPDGSRYHFASTGELLWIEDAVGNLQTLNYVGGNLESVTDVASDRTVSFIYIGNRLDHISGPETENVPTGVWVTYGYTNDNLTSVTYADGSGFNYEYTDADPHNLTAKKDKLNHVLATWGYNGDDRAVSSATRDGKGVIIDYNEYNFADASGLIRVTDAYDVTRTYTISEEGGFFPRVSHIDGTACESCSGNVPVHYEYDEDMNITEKWYLNGKKDIYSGFNAWGSPGQVELNVVGGAAERTIHYQYHPNINEVTRKWETSVIPGAGIKETIYNFNHPTTGALTNLVYKITEKGYTRDVNGNIVAHEERITVFTYDEDANGKGLVKTIDGPLPDTADTTIYTYNPVTGDLLSIDHPLPVGAQTQFPQAGYDLAGNPRTMIDINGQSTTYTYDGRNRLLTTAINGISTARSFNTAGDLHTETDSGGRVLTYSYDPTYGRLEKITDMEGNYLSYSYDAKGNRTIDSAYDKDDLMTRWQRFEYQSPGKLWKIINHNDEAIEKVTRFDYDYLANTKTVTDARNRVTDYYYDHFDRMARINQHTQTGDVLTDYTYDIQGNPYDVTDGVNKVTIYEHDDLGRVLSVDSPDSGKTTYTYDMANNTKTVKYPGSVPIVVTYTYDAIYRLTGIVFDNPAENISFTYDLGLNGKGRLTSVIDSSGTTVYTYNDLGQLDLEERTNTGIPIAGVDYQYDPVSYDLSGIVYPSGMNVTYGRDINGRVSSISAGGSPVLQNITFMPFGPVEDYEIGPADPAILKVDRTFNDRYQLRGITAGSVLDYQYEYYDDTSVRKITGKPTPTTINLGATDTYLLSATGKIEKSEGFGSQDGGYQGIIDDIDFIFTYTDDNRLETASKTVKKWENLLEDQVVQAQYEYDASGRRVTKTVDGVTTVFHYDMFNNLIAETDSVGTPLRDYIYLGSEPVAMIVYGGLQAGTYYFINDHLGTPQQLVNGAGEVVWAAAYLPFGEAQVYNEGVVNNLRFPGQYYDAETGLHYNWNRYYDPKTGRYITADPIGLEGGINLYGYVGGNPMNAVDPMGLLFGDRINAEAIMGLNGTVKFSFGGIKATAKADFGSSHYPLGGEEYVSQGGKLSLKPGPITIGIGAERKSAGHPYPSKRDFFNRPIPGTGNSVQDILDGKSWDLLLGIKKGNWALTKVSLELVLLLGVKLEIDFSKDLENLLGWLEDNVPPPCED, encoded by the coding sequence ATGCGAATTAGGACCATAATAACGATATTCTCACTTTTTTTGTTCGTAGGTGTTTTTGATGGGCAGAGACAGTCGTTAGCTGCATCACCGATAAGTCGAACTGGAGATGGGACAACAATTACAAGAGCGAAAACTCCCGCTGGAACTTGTCTCGCTGCGGACAAACTTAGCTGGGCTTCTGTCCCGATCTCAATTTCTAATCCAGGAGGGGCTCCTGTTGATGCAACTGTTGAGACTATTGAGGTTTATGCGGATTTGTGGTTTGCGTCTAAATCAATGGAGCCGATAATAAAGATAGCTAACTCGTTGGATGGACAGGAGTTGGATCAGCAAGTAACAATCTACAATCAAAAAGTCACACCTAAAATCGGAGATGTGGGCTGGTGGTGGAAAGATCCAGAGTACTTGGGGGATTTTTTCACTATACGTGCGGATCAACCGCAAGTTATTACTCAATTTTCCGGGCAGCCTGTAAATCAAGTTTGGGAATTTCGAGTTGCTAATCAATGTAACCCTGTTTCAGGTGGTGATACATCGTGGAGCTATTCCTGGGGTATCAACATAAATTATGTGAGAAATGCTCCATCTACACCGACAGGGCTTATTGCCACAACCGGACCAGCTAGCAATGAGATAAGCCTCGTATGGAACCCAAGCACAGGTCGCGATACTGTCACTGGCTATAATATCTATTACAGGGAAAAAGATACCGGGTCTTTCACAAAGGTAAATTCTAATAATGTTATGTTTCAAACTGCGACTTCTGCAATCGTTTCAGGGCTTGAATATGACACCTATTATGATTTTAAGGTGACGGCCCATTATAGTGACGGTTACCAAAGTGGGTATTCAGATCCTGCTATGGCTTATTCCGGTGCGGTACCTGATCAGGATGTTATTGAAGAGACTCTTCAGGGTGATGACACGACAGATACTTTAGGTTTCTGTCAAGATCCCAGTCTGGTTGGCAATCCAATCAAGATCACCAATGGCAACAAGTTTGAAAGTCATCAGGACCTTCGGTTTATCACTCCAAACAAAAAAGGCTTCACCTTCAGTCGTTATTACAACAGCCGTTCCGAGCAGGAAGGATCATTGGGATATGGATGGACCCATAACTACTCAATCTCAATTGAACCTTATAATCTCAATGGTGTTGATCTCCGAAAGATTATTGATCCAACTGGGCGGAGTATTTTCTTTGAGAAAGAGAAGGGAAGTACAATCTTGTGGACCGGTGCTTTCGGTGAAAAAACTCATGTTAAGGAAGAAAGTGGTGGTCTCACCTGGTACTGGCCTGATGGATCAAGATATCATTTTGCGAGTACAGGGGAGTTGCTTTGGATTGAGGATGCGGTCGGTAACCTGCAGACTTTGAACTATGTTGGAGGTAACCTTGAAAGCGTAACTGATGTTGCCAGCGACCGAACGGTGTCTTTCATCTATATAGGCAACCGGCTGGACCATATTTCCGGTCCGGAAACCGAGAATGTCCCGACGGGTGTCTGGGTAACCTATGGCTATACCAATGACAACCTCACCTCAGTGACCTATGCGGATGGTTCCGGTTTCAATTATGAATATACCGATGCCGATCCACATAACCTCACGGCCAAAAAAGACAAGCTGAACCATGTCCTGGCCACCTGGGGATATAACGGCGATGATCGTGCAGTCAGCAGTGCCACCCGCGACGGCAAGGGGGTGATCATTGATTATAATGAATACAATTTTGCCGATGCATCAGGGCTTATCAGAGTTACAGATGCATATGATGTCACCAGAACCTATACAATCAGTGAGGAAGGTGGCTTCTTCCCGAGAGTCTCTCATATCGATGGAACTGCCTGCGAGTCATGTTCAGGCAATGTTCCTGTTCATTATGAGTACGACGAAGATATGAATATCACTGAAAAGTGGTATCTGAACGGCAAGAAGGACATCTATTCAGGCTTCAATGCCTGGGGAAGTCCCGGGCAGGTGGAGTTGAATGTCGTTGGTGGCGCGGCGGAACGTACAATCCATTACCAATACCATCCGAACATCAATGAAGTCACCCGTAAATGGGAAACCAGTGTCATTCCCGGCGCCGGAATCAAGGAAACAATTTACAATTTCAACCATCCGACAACAGGAGCACTCACCAACCTGGTCTATAAGATCACCGAAAAAGGCTACACCAGAGATGTGAACGGCAATATTGTAGCCCATGAAGAACGGATCACCGTCTTCACCTACGATGAGGATGCAAACGGTAAGGGATTGGTGAAAACTATCGACGGCCCCCTGCCGGATACCGCAGACACCACGATCTACACTTATAATCCGGTTACCGGCGACCTGCTCAGTATTGACCATCCACTTCCGGTGGGAGCACAGACCCAGTTCCCGCAGGCCGGGTATGATCTGGCCGGTAACCCGCGCACAATGATCGATATCAACGGCCAGTCCACCACCTACACCTATGACGGTCGCAACCGGCTCCTCACCACTGCTATCAACGGAATTTCAACTGCCCGCAGCTTCAATACCGCAGGCGATCTTCACACCGAAACCGACAGCGGCGGCCGGGTCCTCACCTACAGCTACGACCCGACTTACGGCAGGCTTGAAAAGATCACCGATATGGAGGGCAATTACCTCTCCTACAGTTACGATGCCAAAGGTAACCGCACCATCGATTCCGCCTATGATAAAGACGATCTGATGACCCGCTGGCAGAGGTTTGAATACCAGAGTCCCGGTAAACTCTGGAAGATCATCAACCATAACGATGAGGCGATTGAAAAGGTAACCAGGTTCGATTACGACTACCTGGCCAATACCAAAACGGTGACCGATGCCCGGAACAGGGTTACAGACTATTATTACGATCACTTCGACCGTATGGCCCGAATCAACCAGCATACCCAAACCGGCGATGTGCTTACCGATTACACCTACGACATCCAGGGGAATCCCTATGATGTCACCGACGGTGTCAACAAGGTAACTATCTATGAACACGATGATCTGGGCCGTGTCCTGTCCGTCGATTCTCCCGATTCCGGCAAGACCACCTACACCTATGACATGGCCAACAACACGAAAACCGTCAAATACCCCGGTTCTGTGCCAATTGTCGTCACCTATACCTACGACGCCATTTACAGGCTTACCGGTATCGTATTTGACAATCCGGCGGAGAATATCTCTTTCACCTATGATCTTGGGCTTAACGGCAAGGGGCGCCTTACCTCGGTCATCGACTCCTCCGGCACCACCGTCTACACCTATAATGACCTCGGCCAACTGGATCTGGAAGAGAGAACCAATACCGGCATCCCCATAGCCGGTGTCGATTACCAGTATGACCCGGTCAGTTACGATCTTTCCGGTATCGTCTACCCGAGCGGGATGAACGTTACCTACGGGCGGGATATCAATGGCCGAGTCTCTTCAATCTCCGCCGGTGGTTCGCCGGTGCTCCAGAACATCACCTTCATGCCGTTCGGCCCGGTGGAAGATTACGAGATCGGTCCTGCTGATCCCGCTATCCTCAAAGTCGACCGGACTTTTAACGACAGATATCAGTTGCGAGGGATCACTGCCGGAAGCGTTCTTGATTACCAGTATGAATACTATGATGACACCAGCGTCCGGAAGATCACCGGCAAGCCGACTCCGACCACCATCAACCTCGGTGCAACAGACACCTATCTGCTTTCCGCTACCGGCAAGATAGAGAAAAGCGAAGGCTTCGGCAGCCAGGATGGCGGCTATCAGGGTATCATCGACGATATTGACTTTATCTTCACCTATACCGACGACAACCGGCTGGAGACGGCTTCTAAAACGGTCAAAAAATGGGAGAACCTGTTAGAAGATCAGGTCGTCCAAGCCCAGTATGAATATGATGCCTCCGGCAGAAGGGTGACCAAAACTGTCGATGGGGTGACCACCGTTTTCCATTACGATATGTTCAATAACCTGATCGCTGAAACCGATAGCGTTGGCACTCCGCTCCGGGATTATATCTATCTCGGCAGCGAGCCGGTGGCGATGATTGTTTATGGTGGTTTGCAGGCCGGAACTTACTATTTTATTAACGATCATCTCGGGACCCCGCAGCAGTTGGTGAACGGGGCGGGAGAGGTTGTCTGGGCGGCGGCCTATCTGCCGTTTGGTGAGGCGCAGGTTTATAATGAGGGTGTGGTGAATAATTTGCGGTTTCCCGGCCAATATTACGATGCTGAAACGGGACTGCATTATAATTGGAATCGGTATTATGATCCCAAGACTGGGCGGTATATAACGGCTGATCCGATTGGGTTGGAAGGTGGGATTAATTTGTATGGCTACGTCGGTGGGAATCCGATGAATGCAGTGGATCCGATGGGGTTGCTTTTTGGTGACCGCATTAATGCAGAAGCCATTATGGGCCTCAATGGAACTGTAAAGTTTAGTTTTGGGGGTATTAAAGCGACAGCCAAGGCAGACTTCGGTTCCTCTCACTATCCTTTGGGTGGAGAGGAGTATGTTTCTCAGGGAGGAAAATTGTCATTAAAACCTGGTCCAATAACTATTGGGATTGGAGCAGAGCGAAAAAGCGCTGGACATCCATATCCATCAAAACGTGATTTCTTTAATAGGCCAATACCTGGCACTGGTAATTCTGTGCAAGATATTTTGGATGGTAAAAGTTGGGATTTATTACTTGGTATAAAAAAAGGTAATTGGGCTCTTACAAAAGTCAGTCTTGAGCTTGTACTTCTCTTAGGAGTAAAACTTGAAATTGACTTTAGTAAAGATTTGGAAAATCTATTGGGTTGGTTGGAAGACAATGTTCCCCCACCTTGTGAAGATTAA